One genomic segment of Nitrosopumilus sp. includes these proteins:
- a CDS encoding hydrolase, whose protein sequence is MSDVNKDELIDAQKQVIGILFEVIKRLQENNDLDEEYFKMIASDKKDTSRLDEILSARTENAKIVSRLLAQLET, encoded by the coding sequence ATGTCAGATGTAAATAAAGATGAATTAATTGATGCACAAAAGCAAGTTATTGGAATTTTATTTGAAGTAATCAAAAGATTACAAGAAAATAACGACCTTGATGAAGAATATTTCAAGATGATTGCAAGTGATAAAAAAGACACATCAAGATTAGACGAAATATTATCAGCACGAACTGAAAATGCTAAAATTGTAAGTAGGCTCTTAGCACAACTAGAAACTTAA
- a CDS encoding TIGR00300 family protein — MSKFSEEVEVSGHLIDSSILTKIFDKIMDLKGEFQVQDINIGKKKKDQSYARLLVKGKNQKHLDEILETIFREGATSKVQKQIRLKKAPKNFVMPDDFYSTTNNHTQVFHKGKWIQVENMMMDKCIVVKGGRAFCVPVRDVKKDDMIIIGDEGIKITPPERPREGVNVFEFMGSSSSSERPTQHIAKKVAEDIINTKKKGGKIVIVGGPAIVHTGADDAVSELIRMGFIDGVLAGNALAVHDIEYATLGTSLGMNVHDATLAYHGHRNHMDAINSVFKAGSISNMVKTKKLTKGIMYECVKNNVPFVLAGSIRDDGPLPDVITDVAEAQREYKKILKDASMVIMISTMLHSIATGNMLPANVKVIVVDINQPTVTKLMDRGTWQALGIVSDVGAFLPMVVHQIRKKK; from the coding sequence ATGAGTAAATTTTCTGAAGAAGTAGAGGTTAGTGGTCATCTTATTGACTCATCAATTCTAACTAAAATCTTTGATAAAATTATGGATCTTAAAGGAGAATTTCAAGTACAAGATATCAATATTGGTAAAAAGAAAAAGGATCAATCATATGCCCGATTACTAGTAAAGGGTAAAAATCAAAAACATCTTGATGAAATTTTAGAAACAATTTTTAGAGAAGGTGCCACTTCAAAAGTTCAAAAACAAATCAGATTAAAAAAAGCACCAAAAAATTTTGTAATGCCTGATGATTTTTACAGTACTACAAACAATCACACTCAAGTCTTTCATAAAGGAAAATGGATTCAAGTCGAGAACATGATGATGGATAAGTGTATTGTAGTTAAAGGTGGTAGAGCTTTTTGTGTTCCAGTCAGAGATGTAAAAAAAGACGATATGATAATTATTGGAGATGAAGGAATAAAGATAACACCACCAGAACGTCCAAGAGAAGGCGTAAATGTATTTGAATTCATGGGAAGTTCCAGCTCTAGTGAAAGACCAACTCAACATATTGCAAAAAAAGTAGCAGAGGATATCATTAATACCAAAAAGAAAGGTGGAAAAATTGTAATTGTTGGAGGTCCTGCAATAGTTCACACAGGAGCTGATGATGCAGTATCAGAATTGATAAGAATGGGTTTCATTGATGGGGTTTTAGCAGGAAACGCCCTAGCTGTTCATGATATAGAATATGCAACTTTAGGAACCTCTCTTGGAATGAATGTTCATGATGCGACGTTAGCATATCATGGACACAGAAATCACATGGATGCCATTAACTCAGTATTCAAAGCAGGCTCAATTTCAAACATGGTCAAAACAAAAAAACTAACAAAAGGTATAATGTATGAATGTGTAAAAAACAATGTTCCATTTGTTCTAGCAGGATCAATTAGGGATGACGGACCATTGCCTGATGTAATTACCGATGTTGCAGAAGCTCAAAGAGAATACAAAAAAATTCTAAAAGATGCAAGTATGGTGATCATGATTTCAACTATGCTCCACTCTATTGCAACTGGAAATATGTTACCCGCAAATGTCAAAGTGATTGTAGTAGATATTAATCAACCAACAGTTACAAAACTAATGGATAGAGGAACATGGCAAGCATTAGGAATTGTATCTGATGTGGGTGCATTCCTACCAATGGTTGTTCATCAAATTAGAAAAAAGAAATAA
- a CDS encoding ATPase domain-containing protein → MDSTYSKVKTGIPGLDSVISGGFKSGRSVSISGPPGSGKTTLGLQYLYSGAKDFGEPGVYITLSQNIDEIKNDCKSYGWDFDDLISKDKILMIDARPFKIQDDLIGKDDSLYRGEQLPFEHLTKLLLSSIKRVEAKRIVIDSVTILAMQYSDKFYVRQGLQGMIQALENFGVTSLILSEYSERDDYPVEWFVTSGIIHLRHTRKADTMERTIQVTKMRGIKHSEQIHPIDLDSNGLHLLHPRLMP, encoded by the coding sequence ATGGACTCTACATATTCTAAAGTAAAAACTGGAATACCAGGGTTGGACTCTGTAATATCAGGAGGATTCAAGTCAGGCCGTTCTGTTTCAATATCAGGACCGCCTGGCAGTGGGAAAACAACACTAGGATTACAATATCTATACTCAGGCGCTAAAGACTTTGGTGAGCCTGGAGTCTATATCACGCTATCTCAAAATATCGATGAGATAAAAAACGACTGTAAATCATATGGTTGGGACTTTGATGATTTAATTTCAAAAGACAAGATCCTTATGATCGATGCAAGACCATTTAAAATTCAAGATGATCTAATTGGAAAAGATGATTCTCTGTATAGGGGTGAACAATTACCATTTGAGCATTTAACAAAATTATTGCTAAGTAGTATCAAACGTGTTGAAGCTAAAAGGATCGTAATTGATTCTGTTACAATTTTAGCAATGCAGTATTCTGATAAATTCTATGTTCGACAGGGATTGCAAGGAATGATTCAAGCTTTAGAAAACTTTGGTGTTACTAGTTTGATTCTCTCAGAATATTCTGAAAGAGATGATTATCCTGTAGAGTGGTTTGTAACCTCTGGAATCATTCATCTTAGACATACAAGAAAAGCAGATACTATGGAGAGAACAATACAAGTAACAAAAATGCGCGGTATAAAACACAGTGAACAAATTCATCCAATTGATTTAGATTCAAATGGATTGCATTTACTGCATCCCCGATTGATGCCTTGA
- a CDS encoding TrmB family transcriptional regulator, producing MTKETSQTSVFDSTPDSQMYEYKLSIEKIQTELSQYGLTSNQSKVFIYLGKYGAKTAPEVCKALKLPRTETYHLLSALQNKGIVSATFQHPIQFTALPLEKAIWILVNSEKERVKSLEQMEKGLSELWKNIPTFDIIRDDVEEKFQMLQGSNQIQSKITEMTDNYKDEFLILGSEKDYLKLYHGDFLESFVKSKQKFRLLSACSEKTAYIFDDLERKNIKKLSADIENHLCFILKDDGEMLFFTKNANSPEEPFAMWTNSNSLVYAMKLLFESLWVNSKNIHL from the coding sequence ATGACAAAAGAAACATCACAAACATCCGTGTTTGACTCTACACCTGACTCTCAAATGTATGAGTACAAGTTATCTATTGAAAAAATTCAAACCGAACTATCTCAATATGGTTTGACATCAAATCAAAGTAAGGTCTTTATCTATCTTGGAAAATATGGTGCAAAGACTGCTCCAGAAGTATGTAAGGCTCTAAAACTACCAAGAACCGAGACATATCATTTACTATCTGCATTACAAAACAAAGGAATTGTTTCGGCAACATTCCAACATCCTATTCAATTTACTGCGTTACCTTTGGAGAAAGCAATATGGATTTTAGTAAATTCTGAAAAAGAAAGAGTAAAGTCACTTGAACAAATGGAGAAAGGATTATCTGAATTATGGAAAAATATTCCTACATTTGATATAATTCGTGATGATGTCGAAGAAAAATTCCAAATGTTGCAAGGCTCAAATCAAATACAATCAAAAATTACTGAAATGACTGATAATTACAAAGATGAATTTTTAATTTTAGGGTCTGAAAAAGATTATCTAAAATTATACCATGGTGATTTTCTAGAATCGTTTGTAAAGTCAAAACAAAAATTTAGATTATTAAGTGCATGTTCAGAAAAAACGGCATACATCTTTGATGATTTAGAGCGAAAAAATATCAAAAAACTTAGTGCAGACATTGAGAACCATCTGTGTTTTATTTTAAAGGATGATGGGGAAATGTTGTTCTTTACAAAAAATGCAAATTCTCCAGAGGAACCTTTTGCAATGTGGACTAATTCCAATTCTTTAGTATATGCAATGAAATTACTCTTTGAATCTTTGTGGGTAAATTCAAAAAACATTCATCTGTAA
- a CDS encoding AAA family ATPase, with the protein MEQKNEFKNGINRSKIKSEKLNLSVSISKLKKDTHKLSKMYDFKKYMDSADMKFPPEMEEMIPKDTPPYLDNGEHYVERIGRALKFFKQCALIGPSGTGKTHIVYLVAELAGLPMWEINCGLATSVFDLFGRYVGLGKENWIDGLITGWCRKGGILYLDEANMMKQDVATKLNPLLDQRGHMVLTEKDSEIIHRHKHAYMIISMNPVSSEFAGTKPINAAMRRRMSVWLNFDYMSVGDNVDDKEIQMVKEKGGISAIDAESIVRIGAKLRQEYKMGDIPYGPSIGDLVNWAKICADGASVAEGADETLVPMTSDDPEIQDEVRHIIKRVLESQAASRKKV; encoded by the coding sequence TTGGAGCAGAAAAATGAGTTCAAAAATGGAATAAATCGTTCTAAAATTAAATCAGAAAAACTAAATCTTTCAGTTTCTATTTCAAAACTCAAAAAAGATACCCATAAACTATCCAAAATGTATGATTTTAAAAAATACATGGATTCAGCAGATATGAAATTTCCTCCAGAGATGGAAGAAATGATTCCAAAAGATACCCCTCCATATCTTGATAATGGAGAGCATTATGTGGAAAGAATTGGCAGAGCATTGAAATTTTTCAAACAATGTGCATTGATTGGTCCGAGTGGAACAGGAAAAACACACATTGTTTATCTTGTTGCAGAATTAGCCGGACTTCCAATGTGGGAAATCAATTGTGGTTTGGCAACATCAGTGTTTGATCTATTTGGTAGATATGTAGGATTGGGAAAAGAAAATTGGATTGATGGATTAATTACAGGTTGGTGTAGAAAAGGAGGTATATTGTATCTAGACGAGGCAAACATGATGAAACAAGATGTTGCAACTAAACTCAATCCACTACTTGACCAGAGAGGCCACATGGTATTAACTGAAAAAGACAGTGAGATCATTCACAGACATAAACACGCATACATGATAATTAGCATGAACCCTGTATCCTCTGAATTTGCAGGTACAAAGCCAATCAATGCAGCCATGAGAAGAAGAATGAGTGTTTGGCTTAATTTTGATTACATGAGTGTTGGAGACAATGTAGATGACAAAGAAATCCAAATGGTAAAAGAGAAAGGAGGAATCTCTGCAATTGATGCAGAAAGTATTGTAAGGATAGGTGCAAAATTAAGACAAGAATACAAGATGGGCGACATCCCATATGGACCATCAATTGGAGATTTGGTAAACTGGGCAAAGATATGTGCTGATGGTGCATCAGTTGCAGAAGGAGCAGATGAAACTTTGGTTCCTATGACAAGTGATGATCCAGAAATTCAAGACGAAGTAAGACACATCATTAAGAGAGTACTAGAAAGTCAAGCAGCATCAAGAAAGAAGGTGTAA
- a CDS encoding vWA domain-containing protein has product MASQIFFDICEKKPIDVDVFFSDKIYFPKIEYEPRTTVYFPIPREVKGMQIIQNSIFSNLEKYQDSIFALFFASVCHLAGHVKVTDFKIYKEWMSGKNKPRAYETIEFIEDIRVNDFLKNHFPEYYSEIIKIQEVFDIINEKYESEDFRKLAEKTFVRKYLQNMAKEKEAIIKRITSLEPKNPEKFLEIADIVYKSLNKIEFQKYPFTDHYSHPEKISKWYQNQSIQTEGRFEDIVKRFEEIWFVQIKQRAKMNKKYDKIVEGLEFDKIDFAPENIGEYLRLKNATHMFLKKMSNQMKMVTNIQDEGVADDMGLLEMQAAIQSVASENPSIQIFEQDDVRKVEEAWSIIVDTSSSMKLKFNEMKKFTMCLGEAAHAVNAKNGKWGFFTFNNNFTIIKDHDQNFDQSAKARVGGIEINGLSFIADAVKLSMRILEKEIIERKYIFLVTDGQALGTIDADSKMRSAVEEARKKGINIVAIGIQDGNTKIFSRCIPYEGLRKTIAKFLNAYQLLSEDGI; this is encoded by the coding sequence ATGGCATCACAAATATTTTTTGATATTTGTGAAAAAAAACCTATTGATGTAGATGTGTTTTTCTCAGATAAAATATATTTTCCAAAAATAGAATATGAACCTAGGACAACGGTGTATTTTCCAATACCGCGAGAGGTTAAAGGAATGCAGATCATTCAAAATAGTATATTTTCAAACCTTGAAAAATACCAAGATTCAATTTTTGCATTATTTTTTGCATCAGTTTGTCATCTGGCAGGACATGTAAAAGTCACTGATTTTAAAATATACAAAGAGTGGATGAGTGGAAAAAACAAACCTAGAGCATATGAAACAATAGAGTTTATAGAAGATATCAGAGTAAATGATTTCTTAAAAAATCATTTTCCAGAATATTATTCAGAGATAATCAAGATTCAAGAAGTTTTTGATATCATTAATGAAAAATATGAATCTGAAGATTTTAGAAAACTTGCAGAAAAAACATTTGTGAGAAAATACCTTCAAAATATGGCAAAAGAAAAAGAAGCAATCATAAAGAGAATAACAAGCTTAGAACCCAAGAATCCTGAGAAATTCCTTGAAATAGCAGATATAGTGTATAAATCCTTAAACAAAATAGAATTTCAAAAATACCCATTTACTGATCATTATTCCCATCCAGAAAAAATTTCAAAATGGTATCAAAACCAATCGATACAAACGGAAGGTAGATTTGAAGATATTGTAAAAAGATTTGAAGAAATATGGTTTGTTCAAATAAAACAAAGAGCTAAAATGAACAAAAAATATGATAAAATTGTTGAGGGATTAGAGTTTGATAAAATAGATTTTGCACCTGAAAACATAGGAGAATATTTGAGATTAAAAAATGCAACACATATGTTTTTGAAAAAAATGTCTAATCAAATGAAGATGGTAACAAATATTCAAGATGAAGGTGTAGCTGATGATATGGGGTTGTTGGAAATGCAAGCTGCAATTCAATCTGTTGCATCTGAAAATCCAAGCATACAAATTTTCGAGCAAGATGATGTGAGAAAAGTTGAGGAAGCATGGTCAATTATTGTAGATACTAGCAGTAGCATGAAATTGAAGTTTAATGAAATGAAAAAATTTACAATGTGTCTTGGAGAAGCAGCTCATGCAGTAAATGCAAAAAATGGCAAATGGGGATTTTTCACATTTAACAATAATTTTACCATCATAAAAGATCACGATCAAAACTTTGATCAAAGTGCAAAAGCAAGAGTTGGGGGAATTGAAATCAATGGTCTATCATTTATTGCAGATGCAGTGAAATTGTCAATGAGAATTTTAGAAAAAGAGATCATCGAGAGAAAATACATTTTTTTGGTCACAGATGGACAAGCATTAGGGACAATTGATGCAGATTCAAAAATGAGGAGTGCTGTAGAAGAAGCAAGAAAAAAAGGAATCAACATAGTTGCAATCGGAATTCAAGATGGAAATACAAAAATTTTCTCTAGGTGTATACCATATGAAGGGTTGAGAAAAACAATAGCAAAATTTCTTAATGCATATCAATTGCTTTCTGAAGATGGAATATGA
- a CDS encoding type II/IV secretion system ATPase subunit, with amino-acid sequence MGKKDKEQGLETFLKSEFLGELKNETPTGSILLEKYPLKAPFSYANIIQNQETGSLSYQIDETKLSQSEQVIYNQLYQLIEENIDSPENIEENFGFMSFVNKILKENEKLFLDQPKGSIEKVKYYLERDIDGFGEIDPLMQDPNIEDVSCSGINSPIYVWHRKYDSIPCNVSYQDEKLNSFVSRIVFRAGKHISSAYPISDLALQGNHRISVLYQKEVTPKGTSFTIRKFKQDPYSIVDLITFGTISVEIAAYMWLLMESKMSIMVIGSTGSGKTTILNAITGLINPDYKIFSVEDVSEINIKHENWFSLISRTGFGSEGEGEIGLYDLIKSGVRHRPDYIIVGEIRGSEAYVMFQAMATGHGGLCTMHADSLESASKRLQQKPMDIPASYMALMNCAIVIRRVKGIDGKGVRKAISIQEIKDANTYHDAFKWNPKADYFNPALEDSEMLRRISEQSGRDMEEIFSELKRRETILKWLVQRGVRRYDKVAETVGKYYRDPDALMKEIEFSV; translated from the coding sequence ATGGGGAAAAAAGACAAGGAGCAAGGATTAGAGACATTTCTTAAAAGTGAATTTTTAGGAGAATTAAAAAATGAAACACCAACAGGGTCCATCCTATTAGAAAAATACCCATTAAAAGCACCTTTTAGTTATGCAAACATCATACAAAACCAAGAAACAGGTAGTCTATCATATCAAATAGATGAGACCAAATTAAGTCAATCAGAGCAAGTAATTTACAATCAATTATACCAATTAATTGAAGAAAATATAGACTCTCCAGAAAATATAGAAGAAAATTTTGGATTCATGTCTTTTGTAAATAAAATACTCAAAGAAAATGAAAAACTATTCCTTGATCAACCAAAAGGCAGTATAGAGAAAGTAAAGTATTATCTAGAAAGAGACATTGATGGTTTTGGAGAAATTGACCCACTCATGCAAGATCCAAACATAGAGGATGTCAGTTGTAGTGGAATTAATTCGCCAATCTATGTATGGCATAGAAAATATGACAGCATTCCATGTAATGTATCGTACCAAGATGAAAAATTAAATTCATTTGTGTCTCGAATTGTATTTAGAGCAGGAAAGCACATTAGTTCTGCATATCCAATTTCAGATTTAGCATTACAAGGAAATCACAGAATTTCAGTGTTATACCAAAAAGAAGTGACTCCTAAAGGAACCAGTTTCACAATAAGAAAATTCAAACAGGATCCATACTCTATTGTAGATTTGATAACATTTGGCACCATTAGTGTTGAAATTGCAGCATACATGTGGTTGCTAATGGAATCAAAAATGTCAATAATGGTTATCGGGTCTACAGGCAGTGGTAAGACTACCATTCTTAATGCCATTACAGGATTGATTAATCCGGATTACAAAATTTTTTCAGTAGAAGATGTTTCTGAAATTAACATCAAACATGAAAACTGGTTTAGTCTAATTTCCAGAACTGGTTTTGGCAGTGAAGGAGAAGGGGAGATTGGATTATATGATTTGATCAAATCAGGTGTAAGACACAGACCAGATTATATCATAGTAGGAGAAATTAGAGGTTCTGAAGCATATGTTATGTTTCAGGCAATGGCTACAGGTCACGGGGGATTGTGTACCATGCATGCAGATAGTTTAGAATCTGCAAGCAAAAGACTACAACAAAAACCAATGGACATACCTGCATCATATATGGCATTGATGAATTGTGCAATAGTGATTAGAAGAGTCAAAGGCATTGATGGAAAAGGAGTGAGAAAAGCAATTTCCATTCAAGAGATAAAAGATGCTAACACATACCATGATGCTTTCAAATGGAATCCAAAAGCAGATTATTTCAATCCAGCATTGGAAGATAGTGAAATGTTACGCAGAATTTCAGAACAGTCCGGAAGAGATATGGAAGAAATTTTTTCCGAATTGAAGCGAAGAGAGACAATTTTAAAATGGCTTGTTCAACGAGGAGTTAGAAGATATGATAAAGTTGCAGAGACCGTTGGAAAATATTATAGAGATCCAGATGCTTTGATGAAAGAAATAGAATTTAGTGTATGA
- a CDS encoding type II secretion system F family protein: MSFLKKHEDADKKKKANKKIESELPFFITIVTLLATSGLGPYTIFTKIKDLDLLPNVRIESIKILKKIDILGKDPLVVMAETKEKGISSFGEFLSGWVSSIQSGGDVVSYLKSKMDSAFEVYESQQKESANKVQTLVETYMTMQIVILAIYIIVTATSTGGVGTQPGPDDIDPLYLVIMLPPIITTLFLMLARKLNRAKINELDWKKILIFGVPGLGGAIIISYLNLLPEYDLYIFAIVLIVSALWPALKFKNKYKFALDAEGATSQIMRDVAEARKAGLGPEKCVIRTAKRKDFGLFNTVANGVANKLEWGMTLNDIFNFIKKETSDFQILINFKVLFEIISAGGGNVNTLITLAGVSEKMRNIEASKREMLKPYVMVGFMLIAITGFTTLLVIDSLTSLGGQLETDDAKKNILEADSKSRFKLLGLSILIQSWIAGLFLGKITTGNYTGGFMYSVFLVTISLMAIIIIQLKLFNVASVFG; the protein is encoded by the coding sequence ATGTCATTTTTAAAAAAACATGAAGATGCAGATAAAAAGAAGAAAGCTAACAAAAAAATTGAATCAGAATTACCATTTTTTATAACTATTGTTACATTATTAGCAACAAGTGGGCTAGGTCCATATACAATTTTTACAAAAATTAAGGATTTGGATTTACTTCCAAATGTGAGAATAGAATCAATTAAAATTCTTAAAAAAATAGACATTCTTGGAAAGGATCCTCTTGTAGTAATGGCTGAAACTAAAGAAAAGGGGATATCTAGTTTTGGAGAATTTCTAAGTGGGTGGGTATCATCCATTCAAAGTGGTGGAGATGTAGTAAGTTATCTCAAATCAAAAATGGATAGCGCATTTGAAGTTTATGAAAGTCAACAAAAAGAATCTGCAAACAAAGTACAAACATTAGTTGAAACATACATGACAATGCAAATAGTGATCTTGGCAATATACATTATAGTTACTGCAACATCTACAGGGGGGGTAGGAACTCAACCAGGACCAGATGATATTGACCCACTTTATCTAGTAATTATGTTGCCTCCAATCATCACAACATTATTTTTAATGCTTGCAAGAAAACTAAACAGGGCAAAAATTAATGAGCTTGATTGGAAAAAAATTCTAATTTTTGGGGTTCCCGGTCTTGGCGGAGCAATAATAATCAGTTACCTAAATTTGCTCCCAGAATATGATTTGTATATTTTTGCAATTGTATTAATCGTATCTGCATTATGGCCAGCATTAAAATTCAAAAATAAATACAAATTTGCATTAGATGCAGAAGGTGCAACATCGCAAATAATGAGAGATGTAGCTGAAGCAAGAAAAGCAGGGTTGGGTCCTGAAAAATGTGTAATACGAACAGCCAAGAGAAAAGACTTTGGATTATTTAATACTGTAGCTAATGGTGTTGCAAATAAGTTAGAGTGGGGAATGACATTAAATGATATTTTCAATTTTATCAAAAAAGAAACTAGTGATTTTCAAATATTGATAAATTTCAAAGTATTGTTTGAAATAATTTCCGCAGGAGGAGGAAATGTAAATACTTTGATCACATTAGCTGGAGTTTCAGAAAAAATGAGAAACATAGAGGCATCAAAACGAGAAATGTTAAAACCATATGTTATGGTAGGTTTTATGTTAATAGCAATCACAGGATTTACCACACTACTTGTAATTGATTCATTGACAAGTTTGGGAGGACAGTTGGAAACAGATGATGCAAAAAAAAATATTTTAGAAGCAGATTCTAAATCTAGATTCAAATTATTAGGATTGTCAATTTTGATACAATCTTGGATAGCAGGATTGTTTTTAGGTAAAATCACCACAGGGAATTATACAGGAGGATTCATGTATTCTGTATTTCTAGTCACAATATCTCTTATGGCAATTATAATAATACAGTTGAAATTATTTAACGTAGCATCTGTTTTCGGATAA